One stretch of Candidatus Baltobacteraceae bacterium DNA includes these proteins:
- a CDS encoding 5'-3' exonuclease H3TH domain-containing protein, giving the protein MIVHLVDGTYELFRHFYGLRRFTGGSDRPLGAVSGVVNTVRQMIGEGATHLGVATDHVIESFRNELWPGYKTGDGIERALRAQFEPLEDALRAMGVTVWAMIELEADDALASAAAIAARDPRVQKVCIWTPDKDLAQCVRDDRVVQIDRRSKTIRNAEGVRAKFGVDPELIPDYLALVGDSADGYPGIRGIGPKGAVSLLRQYGAIEQFPPEILGEQQRLALLFKDLATLRTDAPLFASVDELEWHGQLPSLPAEQQPQHD; this is encoded by the coding sequence ATGATCGTACATCTCGTCGACGGGACCTACGAGCTTTTCCGGCATTTCTATGGATTGCGCCGCTTTACCGGAGGCAGCGACCGGCCACTCGGCGCGGTTTCCGGCGTGGTCAATACCGTGCGGCAGATGATCGGCGAAGGCGCTACACATCTCGGCGTAGCCACGGATCACGTCATCGAGTCTTTCCGCAACGAGCTTTGGCCCGGGTATAAAACGGGAGATGGCATCGAACGCGCGCTCCGGGCACAGTTCGAGCCGCTCGAAGACGCGCTGCGCGCGATGGGAGTGACGGTGTGGGCGATGATCGAGCTCGAAGCCGACGACGCGCTGGCGTCAGCGGCCGCGATCGCTGCGCGCGATCCTCGCGTGCAGAAAGTCTGCATTTGGACACCGGATAAGGATCTCGCGCAGTGCGTGCGCGACGATCGTGTCGTGCAAATCGACCGAAGAAGCAAGACCATTCGTAACGCCGAGGGCGTGCGCGCAAAATTCGGAGTGGATCCGGAGTTGATTCCCGACTACTTGGCGCTCGTCGGCGACTCCGCCGATGGCTATCCGGGCATCCGAGGGATCGGACCAAAAGGTGCAGTTTCTTTGCTGAGGCAGTACGGTGCGATCGAGCAATTCCCGCCGGAGATTCTCGGCGAGCAGCAGCGCTTGGCGCTCTTATTCAAGGATCTGGCCACGCTTCGTACCGATGCACCGCTCTTTGCGAGCGTCGACGAGTTAGAGTGGCACGGCCAATTGCCATCTCTGCCGGCGGAGCAGCAGCCACAGCACGATTGA